In Calothrix sp. PCC 7507, one DNA window encodes the following:
- a CDS encoding S-layer homology domain-containing protein, with the protein MTNTPPPDPKSSQTTALGFDEFIAILVAFSTIGVILFWSFTRRDSGWNLSLTPSPSPVSSASVEPNSSLSSPTPSVELNTGSNLNTLPSPPSAPVVEPSTTPTVIEQAIPAPTLPSSNTGITDSSQILTPLQPSANAIKQPFSLVTPSEKKSTIPPPIDFTDVPADFWSRRFINVLSSRGIIKGFPDYSFRPNQSVNRAEFAAILQQAFENKLETSAIAFNDVKAKYWATPAINQAVSTGFLKGYPNKTFQPEQKILRVQALVALVTGLNLKTPTSPNQILNIYKDAKDIPQYATDKIAAATVNGLVVNHPDTKIFAPNKEATRAEVAVMIHQALVRTGRLEKIPSQNIVRSPQ; encoded by the coding sequence ATGACAAATACACCTCCTCCTGATCCTAAGTCATCTCAAACAACTGCTCTTGGCTTTGATGAGTTTATAGCTATTCTGGTTGCCTTCTCGACAATCGGAGTGATTCTATTTTGGTCATTTACCCGCAGGGATTCTGGCTGGAATTTAAGCTTAACGCCATCACCGTCTCCTGTTTCTTCAGCTAGCGTTGAGCCTAATTCATCGCTGTCCTCTCCTACCCCTAGTGTGGAACTTAATACAGGTTCCAACCTGAATACCTTACCGTCGCCGCCATCTGCGCCTGTTGTTGAACCTAGCACTACTCCAACGGTAATTGAGCAGGCGATTCCTGCGCCGACGCTACCATCAAGCAATACAGGTATAACTGATTCTTCACAAATACTTACACCTCTGCAACCTTCTGCCAATGCGATCAAACAACCGTTTTCGCTGGTGACTCCCTCGGAGAAGAAGTCAACAATTCCGCCGCCAATTGACTTTACTGATGTACCTGCTGACTTTTGGAGTCGGCGCTTTATTAATGTTCTGTCTTCCCGTGGTATTATTAAAGGCTTTCCAGATTATTCCTTTAGACCAAATCAGTCGGTAAATCGTGCTGAGTTTGCTGCCATACTACAACAGGCCTTTGAAAACAAGCTTGAGACAAGTGCGATCGCTTTTAACGATGTGAAAGCAAAATACTGGGCAACTCCGGCAATTAACCAAGCTGTCAGCACTGGATTTTTAAAAGGCTACCCTAACAAAACCTTTCAACCAGAACAAAAAATTCTCCGCGTACAAGCTTTAGTAGCCCTTGTGACTGGGTTAAATCTGAAAACTCCCACCTCCCCCAATCAAATTTTAAACATCTACAAAGATGCTAAAGATATTCCTCAATACGCTACTGATAAGATAGCAGCAGCAACAGTCAACGGTCTTGTCGTCAACCACCCTGACACGAAAATTTTTGCCCCTAATAAAGAGGCTACCCGTGCTGAGGTAGCCGTAATGATTCATCAAGCTTTGGTACGAACGGGGCGTTTGGAGAAAATTCCGTCTCAAAACATTGTGCGATCGCCTCAATAA
- a CDS encoding M48 family metallopeptidase codes for MAKKILVGLKTVSYQHPFDQKALASLNKMPGLPLLMKKVNEYGIDRLLRMQIIGGEFKVTPRNFPKLHDAFLETCQILELDPQPELYLFRGTGHISSYAVGVEKPIVGVNLEAMEWYSPDELLFAFGHEIARIKGGYIAYQQIANVMPLLKNIISSTTLGLGGLATSGLEVALYNWIIMSRFTCDRAALLACQNIDVAITALMKLAGLPSDYLNADTIADFQAQAREFTNINLDSLDQITKIISFMEYQFPWAVMRTAELLKWVDAGEYEKLMQAENPAQAEYGTVNTENSADWNFMSSW; via the coding sequence ATGGCAAAAAAGATATTAGTCGGTCTAAAAACAGTCAGTTACCAGCATCCTTTTGATCAGAAAGCTTTAGCTTCGCTGAATAAAATGCCGGGTTTGCCTTTATTAATGAAGAAAGTGAACGAGTATGGAATTGATCGGTTGCTCAGGATGCAAATTATCGGCGGTGAGTTCAAGGTGACGCCTCGAAATTTCCCCAAACTGCATGATGCATTTTTAGAAACCTGTCAGATTCTTGAGCTTGACCCACAGCCAGAACTATACTTGTTTCGAGGTACGGGACATATTAGCAGCTATGCGGTGGGTGTGGAAAAGCCCATAGTTGGTGTGAATCTGGAGGCTATGGAGTGGTACTCACCGGATGAATTGCTGTTTGCGTTTGGGCATGAGATAGCTCGGATTAAGGGTGGGTACATTGCCTATCAGCAAATTGCCAATGTGATGCCACTGTTAAAGAATATCATCAGTAGCACTACTCTTGGCTTAGGGGGCTTGGCAACTAGTGGGCTAGAAGTGGCTTTGTATAACTGGATTATTATGTCTAGATTCACATGCGATCGCGCCGCTTTGTTAGCGTGTCAGAATATCGATGTGGCAATCACTGCACTTATGAAGCTAGCTGGGTTACCAAGTGATTACCTGAATGCAGATACAATTGCTGATTTTCAAGCCCAAGCGCGTGAATTCACTAACATCAATCTTGATAGCTTGGATCAGATAACCAAGATCATCAGCTTTATGGAGTATCAATTCCCGTGGGCTGTCATGCGAACTGCTGAGTTGTTAAAGTGGGTTGATGCGGGAGAATATGAGAAGTTAATGCAAGCAGAAAATCCAGCACAGGCAGAATATGGGACAGTAAACACAGAAAATTCAGCAGATTGGAATTTTATGTCTTCTTGGTAG
- a CDS encoding pentapeptide repeat-containing protein, whose amino-acid sequence MKFKLLAALALATPLFFIGSVQAENPQDLQKLLETGECIKCNLSGANLSSAHLIGADLRGANLQKANLSEANLEGADLTGANLAGANLTSAYITNVNLKQANLNNANLTRAKIYDSNVYQASMNNLTITDAEIFHTGIGVGGEDAEIPDWD is encoded by the coding sequence ATGAAATTTAAATTATTAGCAGCTCTTGCCCTGGCGACTCCCCTATTTTTCATAGGCTCAGTCCAAGCTGAGAATCCGCAAGACTTACAAAAGCTACTCGAAACTGGGGAATGTATCAAGTGCAATCTATCAGGAGCGAACCTCAGTAGCGCTCATTTAATTGGTGCTGATTTAAGAGGAGCAAATCTCCAAAAAGCTAATCTTTCTGAAGCTAATCTTGAAGGTGCTGATCTAACTGGTGCAAACTTGGCAGGTGCTAACTTAACTTCAGCTTACATAACCAATGTGAATTTGAAGCAAGCCAACCTTAACAATGCAAATTTGACTCGCGCTAAGATTTATGATTCTAATGTGTATCAAGCATCAATGAATAACCTCACCATCACTGATGCTGAAATATTTCACACTGGAATAGGAGTTGGTGGAGAAGATGCAGAAATTCCCGATTGGGATTAG
- the uvrA gene encoding excinuclease ABC subunit UvrA, translating to MSDQQLAASLNGHLPHPSHNHQNTIRIRGARQHNLKNIDLELPRDRLIVFTGVSGSGKSSLAFDTIFAEGQRRYVESLSAYARQFLGQLDKPDVEAIEGLSPAISIDQKSTSHNPRSTVGTVTEIYDYLRLLYGRAGEPHCPICDRCIAPQTIDEMCDRIMDLSDRTRFQILAPVVRGKKGTHRKLLSSLASQGFVRVRVDGEVRELSDSIELDKNLTHTIEVVIDRLVKKAGIQERLVDSLSTCLKLSGGIANIVIGDNQQQITSDKEQITNDNQEELVFSENFACPEHGAVMEELSPRLFSFNSPYGACPNCHGIGTLKRFSPDLVVPDPEAPVYAAIAPWSEKDNSYYLELLYSLGQTYGFELQTNWSKLSAEQQQTILFGEPEERNSEDKKKQIFRGVIPILQRQYEGGSELIKQKLEEYLIDQPCEVCGGKRLKPEALAVKLGQYGILDLTGVSIRDCREKIDQLKLSDRQVQIADLVLREIKARLQFLLDVGLDYLTLDRPAMTLSGGEAQRIRLATQIGSGLTGVLYVLDEPSIGLHQRDNGRLLTTLTKLRDLGNTLIVVEHDEETIRAANYIVDIGPGAGIHGGNIVAQGDLQALLTAEDSLTGAYLSGRRVITTPTERREGNGRSLVITNAHRNNLRNINVEIPLGKLVAVTGVSGSGKSTLINELLYPALQHHLLKRVPLPKEMDAIKGLNAVDKAIVIDQSPIGRTPRSNPATYTGVFDVIRDVFSQTVEAKARGYKPGQFSFNVKGGRCEACSGQGVNVIEMNFLPDVYVQCEICKGARYNRETLQVKYKDKTISDVLSMTAEESLEFFQNIPKAVTRLQTLVDVGLGYVQLGQPATTLSGGEAQRVKLATELSRRATGKTLYLIDEPTTGLSFYDVHKLLDVLQRLVDKGNSILVIEHNLDVIRCADWVIDLGPDGGDKGGEVIAVGTPEDVAKNPRSYTGQYLQHVLQQYPAMNK from the coding sequence ATGTCAGACCAACAGCTAGCAGCATCCTTAAATGGGCATCTTCCTCACCCCAGCCACAATCACCAGAATACCATTCGGATTCGGGGTGCTAGGCAGCATAATCTGAAAAATATTGACTTAGAATTACCACGCGATCGCCTGATTGTATTCACTGGCGTTTCTGGTTCTGGCAAGTCTTCCCTGGCGTTTGATACCATTTTCGCTGAGGGACAGCGTCGCTATGTGGAATCCCTCAGTGCCTATGCTAGGCAATTCTTAGGACAATTAGATAAGCCGGATGTGGAGGCGATTGAAGGCTTAAGTCCGGCGATTTCCATCGATCAAAAGTCTACTTCCCATAACCCCCGTTCCACCGTGGGTACAGTGACAGAGATTTATGATTATCTGCGGCTATTGTATGGGCGAGCTGGTGAACCCCATTGTCCGATATGCGATCGCTGTATTGCACCCCAGACAATTGATGAGATGTGCGATCGCATTATGGATTTAAGCGATCGTACCCGCTTCCAAATCCTCGCTCCTGTTGTTCGGGGTAAAAAAGGCACTCACCGCAAACTCTTATCCAGTCTCGCCTCCCAAGGTTTCGTTCGCGTCCGCGTTGATGGCGAGGTGCGAGAATTATCTGATTCTATTGAGTTGGATAAAAATTTAACACACACAATTGAAGTAGTAATCGACCGCCTAGTGAAAAAGGCAGGCATTCAAGAGCGTTTGGTTGATTCTCTATCTACGTGTCTTAAATTATCTGGTGGTATTGCGAACATTGTCATTGGCGATAACCAACAGCAAATAACGAGTGACAAAGAACAAATAACAAATGACAACCAAGAAGAATTAGTTTTTTCAGAAAACTTTGCTTGTCCAGAACATGGCGCGGTAATGGAAGAATTATCACCGCGATTGTTCTCTTTTAATTCCCCCTATGGAGCTTGTCCCAATTGTCACGGAATAGGGACTTTAAAACGCTTTTCGCCAGATTTGGTTGTGCCAGATCCAGAAGCACCAGTGTATGCGGCCATTGCTCCTTGGTCAGAAAAAGATAATTCTTACTATTTGGAATTGCTGTATAGTTTGGGTCAAACTTACGGTTTTGAGTTACAAACAAATTGGAGCAAACTGTCAGCAGAACAGCAACAGACTATTTTATTTGGGGAGCCAGAGGAACGTAATTCAGAAGACAAGAAAAAGCAGATTTTTAGAGGCGTAATTCCCATTCTACAACGGCAATATGAGGGTGGATCAGAGTTAATTAAACAAAAACTGGAAGAGTATTTAATTGATCAGCCCTGTGAAGTATGCGGCGGAAAACGATTAAAACCAGAAGCATTAGCAGTCAAGTTGGGACAGTACGGAATTTTAGATTTAACTGGGGTATCAATTCGGGATTGTCGGGAAAAAATTGATCAATTAAAGTTAAGCGATCGCCAAGTACAAATTGCTGATTTGGTACTGCGAGAAATTAAAGCGAGATTGCAATTTTTATTGGATGTAGGTTTAGATTATCTTACCCTTGACCGTCCCGCTATGACGCTTTCTGGTGGCGAAGCACAACGCATTCGTCTCGCCACACAAATTGGTTCTGGGTTAACTGGCGTTCTCTATGTTTTAGATGAGCCAAGTATTGGTTTACATCAACGAGATAATGGCAGACTACTCACAACTTTAACTAAACTGCGTGATTTAGGTAATACCTTAATCGTCGTAGAACATGATGAAGAAACAATTCGTGCAGCTAACTATATTGTTGATATTGGGCCTGGTGCAGGAATTCACGGCGGAAATATTGTCGCCCAAGGTGATTTGCAAGCTTTGCTAACAGCAGAAGACTCCTTGACTGGTGCTTATTTATCAGGAAGGCGGGTAATTACTACACCAACAGAACGCCGAGAAGGAAATGGGCGCAGTTTAGTAATTACCAACGCCCATCGCAATAATCTCAGAAATATTAACGTAGAAATCCCACTCGGTAAACTCGTCGCGGTTACTGGGGTTTCTGGTTCTGGTAAATCTACCCTCATTAATGAATTACTCTACCCAGCATTACAACATCATTTACTCAAGAGAGTTCCCTTACCCAAAGAGATGGATGCAATCAAGGGATTAAATGCTGTTGATAAAGCAATTGTCATTGATCAATCTCCCATTGGCCGCACACCACGTTCTAACCCTGCAACTTACACAGGCGTTTTTGATGTGATTCGGGATGTATTTTCCCAAACAGTCGAAGCCAAAGCCAGAGGTTATAAACCCGGACAATTTTCTTTCAACGTGAAAGGTGGACGTTGCGAAGCTTGTAGCGGACAGGGTGTAAATGTCATTGAAATGAACTTTTTACCCGATGTTTACGTGCAATGTGAAATTTGTAAAGGTGCAAGATATAACCGCGAAACTTTGCAGGTGAAATACAAAGATAAAACCATTTCTGATGTTCTTAGTATGACTGCTGAGGAGAGTTTAGAGTTTTTTCAAAACATTCCCAAAGCTGTCACTCGTTTGCAAACTTTAGTGGATGTAGGATTGGGTTATGTACAATTGGGTCAACCTGCAACCACCTTATCTGGTGGCGAAGCACAGCGAGTCAAATTAGCCACAGAATTATCTCGTCGCGCCACAGGAAAAACACTTTATCTAATAGATGAACCCACTACAGGCTTATCCTTTTATGATGTCCATAAATTGTTAGATGTATTGCAAAGATTGGTAGATAAAGGTAATTCAATTTTAGTAATTGAACACAATTTAGATGTGATTCGTTGTGCCGATTGGGTGATAGATTTAGGCCCAGATGGTGGCGATAAAGGGGGAGAAGTGATTGCTGTGGGGACACCAGAAGATGTGGCGAAAAATCCCAGATCTTATACTGGACAATATTTACAGCATGTGTTGCAACAATATCCAGCAATGAATAAGTAG
- a CDS encoding alpha/beta fold hydrolase, producing MSVIENSWTHKYITTNGVKLHYVTQGEGSLMLMLHGFPEFWYSWRHQIPEFAKYFQVVALDLRGYNDSDKPLEQSAYVMSEFVKDIQGVITGLGYKKCILVGHDWGGAIAWNFAYDHPQKVEKLIILNLPHPAKFAQGLRTLPQLLRSAYIFFFQLPWIPELFIKSSNYQAIERVFKGMAVDKSAFMQGDIDAFKEAAAKPLALTAMLNYYRNIFQQRILEKNWRILEVPTLMIWGEEDTALGKELTYDTQTYVREFQLKYIPNCNHWVQQEQPELVNLYMREFLGL from the coding sequence ATGTCTGTAATTGAAAATTCTTGGACACACAAATATATCACTACCAATGGAGTGAAACTGCACTATGTCACCCAAGGTGAGGGTTCTTTGATGTTGATGCTACATGGATTTCCGGAATTTTGGTATTCTTGGCGACATCAAATACCAGAATTTGCCAAATATTTTCAAGTTGTTGCTCTTGATTTGCGTGGTTATAACGATAGTGATAAGCCACTAGAGCAATCAGCTTATGTGATGTCTGAATTTGTCAAAGATATTCAGGGAGTAATTACGGGTTTAGGATATAAAAAATGTATTTTAGTTGGACATGATTGGGGAGGGGCGATCGCCTGGAATTTTGCTTATGATCATCCCCAAAAGGTAGAGAAGTTAATTATACTCAACTTACCCCATCCCGCAAAATTTGCCCAAGGATTACGTACTCTTCCACAACTACTACGTAGTGCCTACATTTTCTTTTTTCAACTGCCTTGGATACCAGAATTGTTTATAAAATCTTCAAATTATCAAGCAATCGAAAGGGTTTTTAAAGGTATGGCAGTTGACAAAAGTGCTTTTATGCAAGGTGATATCGACGCTTTTAAGGAAGCTGCCGCCAAACCTCTAGCTCTCACTGCAATGCTAAATTATTACCGTAACATTTTTCAGCAAAGAATATTAGAGAAAAACTGGAGGATTCTGGAAGTGCCAACACTCATGATCTGGGGTGAAGAAGATACCGCTCTTGGTAAGGAACTTACATACGATACGCAAACGTATGTCAGGGAATTTCAACTTAAATATATTCCTAACTGTAACCATTGGGTACAACAAGAACAACCTGAACTAGTTAATCTGTATATGCGAGAATTTTTGGGGCTTTAA
- a CDS encoding CAAD domain-containing protein, translated as MPESEFTETKSPTDTVPDINNQTGTITKLQPPAQSQEQWLKYGEQISGFLGTLPEYLGSFFNQYKQPLISVGLIIGAIVAVKVLLAILDALNDIPLVAPTFELIGIGYSAWFVYRYLLKASTRQELTHEITTLKSQVVGKQTSES; from the coding sequence ATGCCAGAATCGGAATTTACAGAAACCAAATCTCCAACAGACACAGTGCCAGATATCAACAACCAAACAGGAACCATAACCAAGCTCCAGCCTCCCGCGCAGTCGCAAGAGCAGTGGCTAAAATACGGTGAACAAATTTCTGGCTTTTTAGGAACACTGCCCGAATATTTGGGAAGCTTCTTTAATCAATACAAACAGCCCTTGATTTCCGTTGGTTTAATTATAGGAGCAATTGTTGCGGTTAAAGTACTCCTGGCAATATTGGATGCTTTGAACGACATTCCTTTAGTAGCACCAACCTTTGAGTTGATTGGTATTGGTTACTCTGCATGGTTCGTGTATCGCTATTTACTCAAAGCCTCAACCAGGCAAGAGTTGACTCATGAAATTACAACACTCAAATCACAAGTTGTCGGTAAACAAACTTCAGAATCTTAA
- a CDS encoding DUF2358 domain-containing protein, with protein MEYQFQVAEVIKTLKNDLPTLFEQDISYDIYTNDIYFRDPVNKFKYKFNYRIIFWTLRFHARLFFTEIYFDVHEVDQSSEDTILAKWTVRGVLRVPWKAKLFFNGYSTYKINQDALIYEHIDTWDRKPGEILRQFVQRG; from the coding sequence ATGGAATATCAATTTCAGGTAGCAGAGGTAATTAAAACTCTCAAAAATGATTTACCAACGCTTTTTGAGCAAGATATATCATATGATATCTATACAAATGATATTTATTTTCGAGATCCAGTAAATAAATTCAAATATAAATTTAATTATCGCATTATATTTTGGACGTTGCGATTTCACGCTCGATTATTTTTTACTGAAATTTATTTTGATGTGCATGAAGTTGATCAGTCATCTGAAGATACTATTTTAGCAAAGTGGACTGTACGTGGTGTATTGCGTGTTCCGTGGAAAGCGAAATTATTTTTTAACGGCTATTCCACATATAAAATTAATCAAGATGCTTTGATATATGAACATATCGACACTTGGGATAGGAAACCAGGGGAGATTTTAAGACAGTTTGTGCAAAGGGGATGA
- a CDS encoding type II toxin-antitoxin system HigA family antitoxin, protein MIKTEEENDNFLEVVEELLSRSYLTAEEDALLELLVKLIEDFEDKHYKINVSTPLSRLLHLMEAQSLGQNDLVETLG, encoded by the coding sequence ATGATTAAAACAGAAGAAGAAAACGATAATTTTTTAGAAGTGGTTGAGGAACTACTCTCTCGTTCCTATCTCACTGCCGAAGAAGATGCTCTTTTGGAATTACTGGTAAAACTAATTGAGGATTTTGAAGATAAGCACTATAAAATTAATGTCTCAACGCCTCTCTCAAGACTATTACATTTGATGGAAGCACAGAGTTTGGGACAAAATGATTTAGTAGAAACTCTTGGTTGA
- a CDS encoding glycoside hydrolase family 10 protein: MSLIEIRGVWLTNTDSKVLKSQQHIAEAMDFLAETGFNVVFPVVWNKAVTLYPSKTMEEIFGVKIDPSFESRDPLAEVIVEARRVGLKVIPWFEYGFASSYNLNGGLLLQTKPEWAARDCNGKLLKKNGFEWLNALDPQVQEFLLNLVLEVVRNYDVDGIQGDDRFPALPCEGGYDEGTIARYRQQFGQNPPQNPKDEQWLQWRADILTNFLARLYREVKAVNPNLIVSMSPSIYDWGFKEYLQDSATWLNRGIVDMIHPQIYRRDFLRYKCIVNRLVAEQFTDATLPKLAPGILIKLGSYSINPKYLVQAIKCNRKRGIRGEVFFFYEGLRENNHALAKVLRNDPYAKSASFPTLSDLNSVGLSNSKSASLWQRGERFFRNLF, from the coding sequence ATGAGCTTAATAGAAATACGCGGTGTCTGGCTTACCAATACCGATAGTAAAGTCCTTAAATCACAGCAACATATTGCTGAGGCAATGGATTTCCTCGCCGAGACAGGATTTAATGTAGTATTTCCTGTGGTTTGGAATAAGGCGGTAACTTTGTATCCTAGTAAAACGATGGAGGAGATATTTGGCGTAAAAATCGATCCCAGTTTTGAAAGTCGTGATCCTTTAGCAGAAGTAATTGTTGAGGCGCGAAGGGTTGGGTTAAAAGTTATTCCCTGGTTTGAATACGGCTTCGCCAGTTCTTATAATTTGAATGGGGGTCTGCTGTTGCAGACAAAACCAGAATGGGCAGCCCGTGACTGCAATGGTAAGCTGTTAAAGAAGAATGGTTTCGAGTGGTTGAATGCTCTTGATCCCCAAGTACAGGAATTTCTGTTGAACTTGGTATTAGAAGTTGTCAGAAATTATGATGTTGATGGTATACAAGGTGACGATCGCTTCCCAGCATTACCCTGTGAAGGCGGCTATGATGAGGGAACTATCGCACGTTATCGCCAGCAGTTCGGTCAAAATCCCCCACAAAACCCTAAAGATGAGCAATGGCTACAATGGCGTGCTGATATTCTCACTAACTTCTTAGCGCGTCTCTATCGAGAAGTTAAAGCCGTTAATCCTAACTTAATAGTGTCGATGTCTCCTAGCATCTATGATTGGGGATTCAAAGAATATCTGCAAGATTCAGCAACTTGGCTAAATCGGGGAATCGTTGATATGATTCACCCACAAATTTATCGCCGTGACTTCCTCCGTTACAAATGTATTGTAAATAGATTGGTAGCCGAACAGTTTACAGATGCGACACTACCAAAATTAGCCCCAGGAATCTTAATAAAACTGGGTTCTTACTCGATTAACCCTAAATATCTTGTGCAAGCAATTAAATGCAACCGCAAACGAGGAATTAGAGGAGAGGTATTCTTTTTCTACGAGGGTTTGCGAGAGAATAATCATGCTTTAGCGAAAGTATTGCGAAATGACCCCTATGCTAAATCTGCGTCATTTCCTACTTTGTCAGATTTGAATAGTGTGGGTTTAAGTAACAGCAAGTCAGCTTCACTTTGGCAACGGGGAGAGAGGTTTTTTAGAAATCTTTTTTAA
- a CDS encoding GIY-YIG nuclease family protein: MTAETNIPALVTLEYVPYIDENGQLPEQFQGKIGVYAIFNSEKSLQFVGYSRDVYLSLKQHLVRQPQQCYWVKAQTIERPSRAVLENIEKAWIAENGSLPLGNGNNKEKWIQPIDTKVVMTPEEKENYQNPVNDELTQMKILKNVARRVEAEIIAALESRGLQVQIRFNPKLKEEGLLDLK, from the coding sequence ATGACTGCTGAAACTAATATTCCTGCTTTAGTAACTTTAGAATATGTTCCTTATATTGACGAAAATGGTCAATTGCCTGAGCAATTCCAAGGAAAAATTGGAGTATATGCAATTTTTAATTCAGAGAAATCGCTGCAATTTGTAGGATATTCTCGTGATGTTTATCTCAGTCTCAAGCAGCATTTAGTACGTCAGCCACAACAGTGCTATTGGGTGAAAGCTCAAACTATTGAACGCCCTAGTCGTGCAGTTTTAGAAAACATTGAAAAGGCCTGGATTGCTGAAAATGGTAGTTTACCATTGGGCAATGGAAATAATAAAGAAAAATGGATACAGCCCATTGATACTAAAGTGGTAATGACACCTGAAGAAAAGGAAAATTATCAAAATCCGGTCAATGATGAATTGACACAAATGAAAATTCTCAAAAATGTAGCGCGACGAGTAGAAGCGGAAATTATAGCGGCGTTAGAATCCCGTGGTTTGCAAGTACAAATTCGCTTTAATCCTAAGTTGAAGGAAGAAGGATTACTAGATTTGAAATAA